In Phocoena phocoena chromosome 3, mPhoPho1.1, whole genome shotgun sequence, a single window of DNA contains:
- the NEUROG1 gene encoding neurogenin-1, producing MPAPLETCLSDLDCASSSSTSDLSGFLTDEEDCARLQQPTSASGPPMTARKGSPGIAGASDTPRAQDDEQERRRRRGRARVRSEALLHSLRRSRRVKANDRERNRMHNLNAALDALRSVLPSFPDDTKLTKIETLRFAYNYIWALAETLRLADQGLPGGGARERLLPPQCAPCLPGPPSPASDAESWGSGAAASPCAAAASPLSDPSSPAASEDFTYGPGDPLFSFPGLPKDLLHTTPCFIPYH from the coding sequence ATGCCAGCCCCTCTGGAGACCTGCCTCTCGGACCTCGACTgcgccagcagcagcagcaccagcGACCTGTCCGGCTTCCTCACCGACGAGGAGGACTGTGCCAGGCTCCAACAGCCCACGTCCGCCTCGGGGCCGCCCATGACGGCCCGCAAGGGCTCACCCGGGATTGCCGGGGCGTCGGACACTCCTCGTGCGCAGGACGACGAGCAGGAGCGGCGTCGGCGCAGGGGCCGCGCGCGGGTGCGCTCCGAGGCGCTGCTGCACTCTCTGCGCAGGAGCCGACGCGTCAAGGCCAACGACCGCGAGCGCAACCGCATGCACAACTTGAACGCGGCGCTGGACGCGCTGCGCAGCGTGCTGCCCTCCTTCCCCGACGACACCAAGCTCACCAAGATCGAGACGCTGCGCTTCGCCTACAACTACATCTGGGCTTTGGCCGAGACTCTGCGCCTGGCCGACCAGGGGCTGCCCGGGGGTGGTGCCCGAGAGCGCCTCCTGCCGCCGCAGTGTGCCCCCTGCCTCCCCGGGCCCCCGAGCCCCGCCAGCGACGCGGAGTCCTGGGGCTCCGGGGCCGCCGCCTCCCCCTGCGCCGCTGCCGCCTCGCCACTCTCTGACCCCAGTAGCCCCGCCGCCTCCGAAGACTTCACCTATGGCCCTGGCGACCCCCTTTTTTCCTTCCCGGGCCTGCCCAAAGACTTGCTCCACACGACGCCCTGTTTCATCCCTTACCACTAG